In a genomic window of Helianthus annuus cultivar XRQ/B chromosome 10, HanXRQr2.0-SUNRISE, whole genome shotgun sequence:
- the LOC110880581 gene encoding zinc finger protein 11-like, with protein MESIITMDNHQDQLTNSLEEVDPREPDVGPGARSYECVFCRRGFTTAQALGGHMNIHRKDRAKNNRPSSYLSNNNSNKQDDHSFYANPRFCPQSYMSQTTNNQEGNIGYTTCFSSASSGVQPVNYVNKHQDCHGVIKSPSREEKRMSLSLQFGWSHGEDHRESKRRTREPSNEDELDLELRLGHDP; from the coding sequence ATGGAGTCCATAATTACCATGGATAATCATCAAGATCAGCTCACTAATTCACTTGAAGAAGTAGATCCACGCGAGCCAGATGTCGGGCCAGGAGCTAGATCGTACGAATGCGTGTTTTGCAGGCGCGGGTTCACCACAGCGCAAGCATTGGGTGGACACATGAACATCCACAGGAAAGATAGAGCCAAGAATAATAGGCCTAGTAGTTATTTGAGTAATAACAACTCAAATAAACAAGATGATCATAGTTTCTATGCAAACCCTAGATTCTGCCCACAAAGTTATATGTCCCAAACTACTAATAATCAAGAGGGAAACATTGGTTATACGACATGTTTTTCATCCGCGTCAAGTGGTGTGCAGCCGGTAAACTATGTAAACAAGCATCAAGATTGTCATGGAGTGATCAAAAGTCCATCAAGGGAGGAAAAGAGGATGAGTTTAAGCTTGCAGTTTGGCTGGTCACATGGAGAAGATCATAGAGAATCGAAAAGAAGAACCCGCGAACCAAGTAATGAAGATGAGCTGGATTTGGAGCTTCGGCTTGGACATGATCCATGA